The following DNA comes from Sphingomonas flavescens.
GCCCGAAACTCAAGCATTCTTCTTCGTTGAACGCGAGATATCCGCCTGTTTTAGCGAGGTGTAGCATATCGGGCATTGTACAGTTCGGCCTTGGCAAGCCAAGTGGTCAGGCCGCGCGGGGGAGCATCTGTCACGGAGAGGGACGCCTAAGATTGAACTGTTACAGATATGTAGACGCGTGACGGCTTGGGCGACAAAGATTGGCCCGTGAAAGCTGCCAATGGACAAATGGGCGGAGCAATTAGCCGCGTTTGCGCGATCATCGTCAATTACCGGACGCCCGATCTGACGAAGCGGTGCGTCGAAGCGCTGGAGGCGGAGAAGAACTCTCTTCCAAATTTGACGGTCATCGTCGTTGACGGTCATTCGATGGATGATTCAGTTGAGATTCTGGCTGCCTTTTGTTCGTCACCCAAACGCAATGAATGGGTGAGATTTTTGCCCTTGCCGATCAATGGAGGTTTCGGCTGGGCGAACAATCAGGCTATCTTGATTGCAGCGAAGGAAACGCCGGCTCCCGAATTCATTTACTTGATTAATCCGGATGCGACGGTCGAGCCTAATGCGGTGGTATCGCTTGCAGCCTATTTGAATGCCCATGCCGAAGTTGCTGCGGTCGGGAGCCAGATGCTCAATTCCGATGGCACTACCTCAGGTAGCGCATTCAACTTTCCAACCGTTCGTGGAGAATTCGGAAGAGCAGCAAGGACAGGCTTGGTCGAAAAAGTGCTACGGATACCCCCGATCTCCGTCGCAGCGACTCAAGCCAGGTATGTCGATTGGGTGACAGGCGGAAGCGTGATGCTTCGGCTAAGTGCCTTGCGAGAAGTCGGCCTCTTCGATGAAGGCTTTTTCCTCTACAACGAGGAAGTCGAATTGATGTGGCGCCTTAAAAAGCACGGCTGGCGTGTAGCCACGGAACCTTCGAGCCGCGTCCTACACATGGGCGGCGCAGCAACTGGGGTTGGTGGAGTCAACCCGGACGTGAAGCTTGGGAAACGATTACCGCGCTATATCTTTCGATCGAGGTCACGGTTCTTCGGCCTTACTAGAGGCCTAGAGGGCGCGACCGCCGCTTACCTAGCTTGGACCGCCGGTAATTTGTTTTGGTGGATGCGGCGCTTCCTCGGATTGGCGAAGGGAGCGCCGATCGATCATCAGTTGCGCGACCACCTTCGTGCCGCTTTTCCTCGAATTCATGATGCGGAGCCTAGCATCGCAACGTTGGCCAGCCACCCGGGACAACCTCCTGCCTGGATGATAAATCGATGGCAGTGAGCGGTAATCGTATTGTTGCGGTCGTAATCGGCCGGAATGAGAGCAAATCATTACAACTCAGCCTCGGCTCTATCCAGAGTCTCGGCCTGCCCGTGGTCTATGCTGATTCCGGTTCGGTAGACGACAGCCCTGGCATTGCGAAAAGACTTGGTGCGGAAGTCGTTGAGCTGTCGAGCGATCGCCCTTTTTCCGCCGCTCGCGGACGCAACGAGGGGCTGGCCTTGGCGCTGACAAGGTGGCCGGAAGCCGAATTTGTCATGTATTTGGACGGAGATTGCACGCTCCACAGCGCTTTTCCCGAAGCGGCGATGGACGAGTTTGATCGTGACGCGAAACTTGCGATCGTGACCGGCCATCTGACGGAGAGAAATCCACAAGCTTCGCTCTACAATCGACTTTGCTCGATCGAATGGCGCTCCCCAGCAGGGCGGATCGAGAATATGAACGGCTTAGGTGGTATCATGATGGCTCGCGTTGCCGCTCTGCGCGAAGTCGATGGTTTCAATGAGATTGCCATAGCGGGAGAGGAACCGGATCTCGGCGCACGTCTCAGCCTGGCCGGCTGGAAATTGCTTAAGATTGATTGTCCGATCGCGACCCATGATGCGGATATGATGCATTTCGGTCAGTGGTGGCGTCGGGCAGTGAGAGGTGGCCACGCGATCGCTCATCGGTACGATCGCCACGGCACAAGCCCTATGCGCGATGGACGGCGCGAGGTTCTCAGCGATCTTTTTTGGGGGTTGGTGCTGCCGCTGTCAGCCATAATTCTTCTTTGGCCAAGCCATGGGATCTCACTGCTGCTTTTGGCCGGGTACGGGCTGCTGTATCAGCGGGTCCTAAGGCATTATCACGCGACAGGACTAAGTTCGGACGATGCGCGACTTGTGTCGAGATTTACGATCTACAGCAAATTTGCGCACGTCGTAGGTATCGTTCGCTATCTGCGCGCTCGGCTATCGGGCCAGTACAGGATCATCGACTGGAGGTGACCTGCCGAAAGATTATTGAGCATTCTCAGCGATGAGTTGAGCGTTCCGACTGGCATCGTGCATTGCCAACACGCGCGCGCGCCCAATCTGGCCCATGGAAAATAGATCGTCCGTCGAAGTTTCCAGAGCAGATTTCATGGCGTTGACGAGTGCCTCCTCCGATCCGGCGGGTATGACCCATCCGCACGTTTGGTCGACGAGCTCAGGAATGCCGGCGATCGACGTCGCGATGACCGGACGGGCGAGGGCGAGAGCCTCCATGATCACAACCGGCAATCCCTCGGCAAAGCTCGGCAGGACAAATGCGCGGGCGGATTGCAGCGCTTCTTGAATTTCCTGTGAGGAGCACGAACCGGCAAGTTTGATTGTTTGCTCAAGACCTCGATTTTTGATTTCGCTATCGATCTGCTCCCGCAATTCTCCGTCACCGATTAAGGTGAGCGAGAAAGACTTACCGTCTCGTTGCAGTCGTTCGCAGGCAGAGATGAGCAGCGGTAAGCCCTTCTGAGCCGACAGGCGAGCGACGCAGACAAAGCTTTTGGTATCATCGGGGAGGGGGAGCGGCTGTCTAACCAGAAACGAGGCATCAAGTCCGCAACGCACAATCTTAATCTTGGGCCAATCCGCCAGGTCAGCCCATCGTTTCAACTGGGCGGAGCCGAAACTGCTGATTGCCGCCACGAATTTTGCACGCCTGATTTTTTCCGTCAGGGATAGACCAACTGGAGCATCAAACTCATCCGGGCCATGCACGGTGAAGCTAAAAGGTGGGCCTCCCCAAGCCTGCGCGATAGTAGCTACGGCAGCCGGGTTGGTCCCGAAGTGAGCATGGAGATGCTCGATATCGTATTTACTCATTCGTCGGAGCAGCCACGCGGCTTCAGCCCAGTAAGCTAGGTGACGAGCTTTCTGCTTGAGTCCCGAACTGCTCAGGCAATAGGCTGTGTTTAGCGATCTGAGGCTAAGTATTGGCCGAGTCACGATCAGTCTTACCGCTGAAAGCAGAACATCGAATTTGTTGCTAAGCGCGGCTTCGGTGATTTCAGCCTCGCGGAGATCTTTGGAATCTTTGAGCGTGCCGTGTGGGCGCAGGCTGAAACGCCAAACTTCATGACCCGCAGCTTCCAGGCCTTCAATTTCGCGGCGAACGAAAGAGTGGCTGATGGCCGGATAAACATTGCACAGATAGGCTAGGCGCAAGATCGCTCCGCGTGTCGATGGTCGGCGCGTATACTGAGGAAGCTCAGTGGAGAAGTAAAAGGCCGAGCTTAGATATGCCCGCCGGACAGTGCCTTAGCCACCAAATGCGGCTTGTTACGCGCGTTGAGCTTGTTGCGCAGATTTTCGACGTGGCGTTCCACTGTGCGGGGGGCGATGCCGAGCTCTACCGCGCATTGCTTGGATGACAGGCCTCGGGCAATGCACTGCATCACTTCCCGTTCGCGCTCCGAGAGCGTCACGAAGTCTTCCTGTTGTCCCAGCTGGTTCACCATTCACCCCTTAGT
Coding sequences within:
- a CDS encoding glycosyltransferase family 2 protein, which codes for MGDKDWPVKAANGQMGGAISRVCAIIVNYRTPDLTKRCVEALEAEKNSLPNLTVIVVDGHSMDDSVEILAAFCSSPKRNEWVRFLPLPINGGFGWANNQAILIAAKETPAPEFIYLINPDATVEPNAVVSLAAYLNAHAEVAAVGSQMLNSDGTTSGSAFNFPTVRGEFGRAARTGLVEKVLRIPPISVAATQARYVDWVTGGSVMLRLSALREVGLFDEGFFLYNEEVELMWRLKKHGWRVATEPSSRVLHMGGAATGVGGVNPDVKLGKRLPRYIFRSRSRFFGLTRGLEGATAAYLAWTAGNLFWWMRRFLGLAKGAPIDHQLRDHLRAAFPRIHDAEPSIATLASHPGQPPAWMINRWQ
- a CDS encoding glycosyltransferase, producing the protein MRLAYLCNVYPAISHSFVRREIEGLEAAGHEVWRFSLRPHGTLKDSKDLREAEITEAALSNKFDVLLSAVRLIVTRPILSLRSLNTAYCLSSSGLKQKARHLAYWAEAAWLLRRMSKYDIEHLHAHFGTNPAAVATIAQAWGGPPFSFTVHGPDEFDAPVGLSLTEKIRRAKFVAAISSFGSAQLKRWADLADWPKIKIVRCGLDASFLVRQPLPLPDDTKSFVCVARLSAQKGLPLLISACERLQRDGKSFSLTLIGDGELREQIDSEIKNRGLEQTIKLAGSCSSQEIQEALQSARAFVLPSFAEGLPVVIMEALALARPVIATSIAGIPELVDQTCGWVIPAGSEEALVNAMKSALETSTDDLFSMGQIGRARVLAMHDASRNAQLIAENAQ
- a CDS encoding glycosyltransferase, whose product is MAVSGNRIVAVVIGRNESKSLQLSLGSIQSLGLPVVYADSGSVDDSPGIAKRLGAEVVELSSDRPFSAARGRNEGLALALTRWPEAEFVMYLDGDCTLHSAFPEAAMDEFDRDAKLAIVTGHLTERNPQASLYNRLCSIEWRSPAGRIENMNGLGGIMMARVAALREVDGFNEIAIAGEEPDLGARLSLAGWKLLKIDCPIATHDADMMHFGQWWRRAVRGGHAIAHRYDRHGTSPMRDGRREVLSDLFWGLVLPLSAIILLWPSHGISLLLLAGYGLLYQRVLRHYHATGLSSDDARLVSRFTIYSKFAHVVGIVRYLRARLSGQYRIIDWR
- a CDS encoding helix-turn-helix transcriptional regulator, whose amino-acid sequence is MVNQLGQQEDFVTLSEREREVMQCIARGLSSKQCAVELGIAPRTVERHVENLRNKLNARNKPHLVAKALSGGHI